In one window of Deltaproteobacteria bacterium DNA:
- a CDS encoding MFS transporter, which translates to MNDKTQGIMAVSGSSAAIFWPGAFIFGFPGVMGPLWQNMFQVGKGPIGNTLFFVLAAVGFFMFFVGHWQERFGTRKMISIGALLCGLNAFLIAYASTLPILYLWAFLNGTASCFIYIPALTTVQRWFPEKKGLVSGIVNLAFGASAAIMAPVFGHLLNSMGYFTMNIILAGAALLMGVGAAWFTGVPEMHSNLRPKGQDIPVRPMESERSLTVIESLQTKNFWFLWLTWAFQGAAGIAMVVLSVNFGLSHGLAVPWAVMILSSFNITNGLSRIIMGFLSDKWGRTGIMSLTFFAAGCAYLILPHMNTFPALIILSAIIGFAFGTLFAVSAPLVADCFGMKHFGAILGLVFTAYGFLSGILGPSLGGYLLDLLDDNYFIVFNYLGMFCLLSGFFIRRVVPPERVRKIKV; encoded by the coding sequence ATGAATGATAAAACGCAAGGGATTATGGCCGTTTCTGGAAGTTCAGCGGCCATCTTCTGGCCGGGGGCCTTTATCTTCGGTTTTCCAGGGGTCATGGGGCCCCTGTGGCAAAATATGTTTCAGGTAGGGAAGGGTCCCATCGGCAATACCCTCTTTTTTGTCCTGGCCGCGGTCGGTTTTTTTATGTTTTTTGTCGGTCACTGGCAGGAAAGGTTCGGCACCCGCAAGATGATCAGCATCGGGGCCCTCCTCTGCGGTTTAAATGCCTTTTTGATCGCCTATGCCTCAACGCTGCCGATACTTTATCTCTGGGCTTTTTTGAACGGTACGGCCTCCTGTTTTATCTATATCCCGGCCCTGACAACGGTTCAGCGCTGGTTTCCGGAAAAGAAGGGCCTGGTTTCAGGAATCGTCAACCTGGCCTTTGGTGCCTCGGCAGCCATCATGGCCCCTGTGTTCGGGCATCTCCTTAATTCCATGGGTTATTTTACAATGAATATAATCCTGGCCGGGGCAGCCTTGTTGATGGGTGTTGGGGCTGCCTGGTTTACTGGGGTCCCGGAGATGCATTCAAACCTCCGTCCCAAGGGACAGGACATCCCAGTCCGGCCTATGGAATCAGAAAGGTCATTGACCGTTATTGAAAGTCTTCAGACCAAAAATTTTTGGTTTCTTTGGCTGACCTGGGCTTTTCAAGGGGCTGCCGGTATTGCCATGGTGGTTCTTTCTGTAAATTTCGGACTGTCCCATGGGCTGGCCGTCCCCTGGGCGGTTATGATCTTGAGTTCTTTTAATATCACCAACGGCCTGAGCCGGATAATCATGGGATTTCTTTCCGATAAATGGGGAAGGACGGGGATCATGAGCCTTACTTTTTTTGCGGCTGGTTGTGCATATTTAATTTTGCCGCACATGAATACCTTCCCGGCCCTGATCATTTTGTCAGCCATTATCGGCTTCGCCTTTGGAACCTTATTTGCCGTTTCTGCCCCCCTGGTTGCCGATTGTTTTGGGATGAAACACTTCGGGGCCATTTTAGGCCTGGTCTTTACTGCCTATGGTTTTCTCTCCGGCATACTCGGCCCTTCTTTGGGTGGCTATCTTCTGGATCTCCTGGATGATAACTACTTCATCGTTTTTAATTATCTGGGGATGTTTTGTCTCCTGTCCGGTTTTTTTATCCGCCGAGTCGTTCCCCCGGAAAGGGTTCGGAAAATTAAAGTCTAA
- a CDS encoding nucleoside deaminase, whose protein sequence is MFKAEEFLALALREAEQAYLEEEVPVGAVLVSSAGEIIASDHNRTRQNNDPTAHAEILVLREAARILNNYRLPGSTLFVTIEPCLMCAGAVIQARVGKVVYGAADPKAGALGSLYDVSQDRRLNHCFEVIPGVLEWKCRDLMQKFFKDRRGSQA, encoded by the coding sequence ATCTTTAAAGCCGAAGAATTTTTGGCCCTGGCCTTGAGAGAGGCCGAGCAGGCTTATCTCGAAGAGGAAGTCCCTGTCGGGGCGGTTTTGGTTTCTTCTGCCGGAGAGATAATCGCCTCCGATCATAACCGGACCCGGCAAAACAACGATCCTACGGCCCATGCCGAAATATTGGTTCTGAGGGAGGCGGCCCGGATTTTGAATAATTACCGGTTGCCGGGATCGACCTTGTTCGTCACCATCGAACCCTGCCTGATGTGCGCTGGGGCGGTGATTCAGGCCCGGGTGGGCAAAGTGGTTTACGGGGCGGCCGATCCCAAGGCCGGTGCCCTGGGGTCTTTATACGATGTTTCGCAAGACCGGCGGCTGAACCATTGCTTTGAGGTAATTCCGGGAGTGCTGGAATGGAAATGCCGGGATTTAATGCAAAAGTTTTTTAAGGACCGTCGAGGCAGTCAAGCATAA